One Ranitomeya imitator isolate aRanImi1 chromosome 4, aRanImi1.pri, whole genome shotgun sequence genomic window, AAAATCGCCCGGTTGCAGTGCAAATAACTTTGTGCAGAACATGAAAACTTTAATTCTCATTTCATTACCATCATTGACAAAATTACTAAAAATCTTGGCTAATAAGTTTctagattatttaaaaaaaaaatgaatatacatATTATAATATTcataactttaaaaaaaacaacaatatttccATACAAATTACTTTACGGTATATTTTAATAACTGCTACTAATTAGTAGTAGTAATATGCTAATCGCCACAATTTATTGACATTTCCTAGTGAATAAGTTATTattaataatggaaaaaaataataaaattaaaaatcatagTGATACTAAtgattagcaatttttttttaaagtttttttctttTACCAAACTACTTAAATGACCTTTTTGTTTCCTATTTTATCTGATGCTATCGAGAATGGACAATTTGGAATTAATTAAATTTTATATCTGGTCAAACAACTTATCAGTAACTTTTCAACATTATTACATGCACATAATATATaacgtatatataatatatatgtatgtaatatatatatatatatatatatatatatatacacactatatatacatatgtgtaagTATGAAAGTAAATCtaagaaaaaataatgaaaaatatatttgCATTAAAGCATAACAAAAAAAACCTATATTTATATTTATGTGAAATTGGGTAGGAGTatagtgtaatatatatatatatatatatatatatacacgcatgtAATATATTATATGTATTGTACATGTAAAATAAAATCTaggaatatataatatatattaaactcacattatatgtatatattaaatCGTAATGTGATTACATGTGTATTGCTAAGGCCTGGATGCATAAATTAAGATAGATATATCTAATCAATGGTCTGTGTTTATCTCTTGATCTCACCATATTGTGAGGAAGGTATTTAATATCACTAATAACTAAAATCGCTATAATACAGAAAAACGTCACAGTAATATTGCAGACTAAGCTGTAAGGCCCCGGAGAGGGACAGAATCGCACACAGAATAGGGCAATACCATCTAGAAAAGGATAAGTATAATCGATGGTAGCGTTCATCTGCGGTGTTGTGTGCAGGCAGAATACCTAAACCGCTGCTGCCGCCTCGTGGTTAGAGGGAAGGGTTCTTCCAGATCTATAATGGCAAAAACGGGAACTGGCACATTCAGGAGGGCTGCGCTGTTGGAAATGAGAGCCTTGGGATTACAAATCAAATTCTATTAATCCTAATGTGTTTCTGCTTTGATTGTATACCCTGAGAAAGTCACTGATCCGACTCAGAAATGCGTTGGTATTTATAAAAAACCCCACAGATTTGGAATCCCAAGGCTCGCATTCCCACAGTGCAGCCCGCCTACTCATGACAGTTTCCATTTTTGCCCTTATACTGTAAGGTAAGTAGCGTGGGTGTGGAAGAGCAGAGGGGGCGCTCTGAGGGGCCCACCCGAAGCTACCCAACTGTATCGGCCTGCGCAGTGCACCCACACAGTTGCActctgcggcagagcaggaagaCTCAATCTCTCTGCACTGCCACCCGGCCGCCATGGGGCCCTTGAGCAGGAAGGTGATTCATTGCAAGTTCAACGGTATTgactggatgccgatacagttgaaagaaaTGATGAGACAGGGAGCGACATGCTCCTTCTCCCATGATTTCCCCTCTGTGTCTGACGTCAATGACACAGACACTGGCAGCGGGTGCAATGATGTCAGTACATGGCGCCTGCTGTGCTGAGATGTAGTGGCGCTCGGAACAGCCGGGAAATGAGGAGGAGAAGCGAGTAGTGTATTTtttaatggggaatgcattatactatatagaggcctaaggggagtgcattatactatatggaggcctatggagagtgcattacactatatggaggattatgaggagcatattatactatatggaggcctatggaaagtgcattatactatatagaggcctattgggagtgcactataccatatggaggactatgaggagtgcatcatactatatagaggtctgTAAGgaatgcagtatactatatggaggactatgagatgtattatactatatgaaggtgaTATAGGGAGCCATCAGACagtgtaggggccatcatacagcatgGGGATTAGAGAGAGTGGGTCAtcttacagtgtgggagctaatgtagggtctttatacagtatgggggccatgatacagtgttggagccaccaAACAGTtttgggctactaaggggtcagtatactgtgtgggggcattatactgcataGAGGGGAGCATCTTACTGAGTAGAtggaagctgtacaggggggagactcgggacattattaaatgtgaaATGGGCATTTATTGTTATAGAGACAGATTGGTTATTtttactgtcaaaggggcacataaTTACTTTCCAAGGGGCAAAACgtaggcactgttttctagggcacttgtacacagcattactatattgtagagggttgttttaccatctagaggcacACAGtaacacacagcaggtgcagtaatagggacacatacggcagctgcggctcagcattggggtatcagcaggatgaggagtttgtgcaagttgggaatagatgggaCAGTGcttgaaatgtgagaagtcagatgtgtctttgttgtaatctctgcagacgagtcctgggtggtgAAGTTGTCAtgccggtctgggccagatggaaaaaatgggaaaagtgaatgactccaccagaaagaacgtcagctataagtcaccatctataactgtgctgtaatctcttatgtgttctgcaggactggtatctaccactatatggtcatcgtatggtggtaatatcagtgttggtctttgtatagagattattttcagtaacagcacggtcatctgctgaggttcttctaCATTCACTATTAGTTTACGCCACCATACTTCTAATCaagattacctggttaggggcccacgcaGAAGTTTTGCCAAACCGAACCaaaacccttagctacgcctctgtgtaAGGTTAATGCTACTGTGTATCATACTAATATGTAAAATAACACTAACAAATGGAACAAAAGCACATTTCTGGCTTAAGGtgaatttttatgattttttttttactatgcaatTAAAGCAAATTCAGTCAATAAAAAAGTCAAAATACCGACGAACGAAAACAATGAAATCTGGCCATACACTTAATGTATCATAACTGTAATGAGATCCAAGATTTTATCATGTTGGATGTTTTGATTGTCAGGAAGATAAGTGGCGCCTGAGATGTCTGTTTTCCGCTTATCGTGATCCAGGGCAATTGTATGTTTATGAGCGAGTTGGGAAACATAGTTTGTTCAGCCAAATGCAATAACTGGCCAATGATCTCTGCCTTCTGAACTTCCAAAATAACGATTCGTCTAGCATTGTGGGGTGCAAAGGGGGCAAGAAAGGGGCAGCACTGAGATGTAAGGCGTACTGCCATCAAACTTCTTCAAAAAGTACTAAGGCGTTATTTTTTAATAAAAGCAATTGTCTCTAGAATATATATTCTGGAGGAAATATATAGATTTCTAAGTGCTTCCATAGTTTAGAGTTAACGCATGGTCGTAATTTTTTTCAAACATTGTTATACCCCTGAATTGCAAAATGGCCGTAGATAATGCCAGTGTTATTCAACAATAAAACCACAATTCACATACGGTACTTATTGGACAGGACCAAATATACAGTAAATTCTATGGATTAAGTGTTCCCGAACCATTTAGGTACTCACTTGTCTCTGCTGGCCAGACCATGTTTGCTGCCAGTAAATGTAAAGGACTATCTATAAAAATGACACATATTTTAGATAACATGAAGTTTTTACAGCTGCTATGGTCGCCAACTATATTGCGCTTTACCACATCCATTTTCAGGAGCTTACACAACCCCTTTACATATTTTCTGTTAAATGGGAGGCTTGAGTGGATGACACCCCATAAAACCCTTCATTTGCCCTGTTTGCTAAAACCATGACACCCCATAAAACCCTTCATTTGCCCTGTTTGCAAAAACCAGAGGTCCAAAGAGTATCTGTGCTCCGAAGAGTCTAGCTCATTAATCATAAACCACGTTGACTTATTTATGATGCTGGCTTATATAGCCCTAATATATTTGGCAGAGTTTTAAAGATATTGTCATCACTGTTCCTATAACctaaattcactatcagtatgtcttagggGTGTACGAGGAAACCTGAGAACACCCAAGCAAACATGGTGAGTacattcaaactccttgcagaggttgtccttggtgggatttgaacccaggactgcagCATTGCAAAGAACCAATTAACCAATGAGTCACGGTGCTGCCCATAAATTCCCTGAATAATTTGCAGCTTTCAAAGATTGCTGATTTGACTGGGTGGTGGGACCCCAGTAATGTGCTCAGTGGTCAAAGGAGCCAATTTTATGTTTTGGGGTGAAGTTGTCCAAAAATAAAACCCATTCAAGATATTGTACAACATATTTTGTCATAGATGTGGAAGGTGCAACCTTAAACAATGACCTCATATTTGTCCACTGGTTTGGTACAATTTTGTTAGAACAATAAGACCAACCAATCGCATATGCTCAAATTATACATGTAAGGTTATCAACGGCCAAACCTACCGATTCTGATGGAACTGGCTGACCATCTAAAGTGTATTGGGGCGTCCTGAATATCCCTCGACAGATGATGTTTGGGGAGAGAAGTACTACTCTAGTTAAATTATATTCCCAAATCCTTTTGTTCCTGCAGGAGATAAGCTGTCGAAAGAATTATATGGCAGAAGAATATTCCCCTCACCACCGCACATTGATAACCAACTGGAGCGTGCATGTCTAGGGGGGCATCGGGGGAAATAGCGGTTGCCTGACTTATTTAAGGCGCACCTTCAGCCTCAACGACTTCCGCATACGAATTAGATAAAAGTTGGCCTAAGCTACTGATTTTGGTGGGATTGACAGACCATCTGATGAGTATGGGGGCCTCCTGAATCTCAGCTGAGACAAGAATTCATAGCGTTGAACTTCAACGACCATTCGTTTCGGTCAACTCAGATGAGACATGGCCAGAAAAGTGTGGTAGTGACTCTCTCAGAGGACTCCGAGTGTTCCTCTGATTGGTCAAGTCATGAGAGACAGCTATCATTCCAAAAAATTGTTCAGCCAATAGCTATATAATGTGTACTGGGACCATTAATCAAAGGGTGCAGTCAAAAGGCCGTATAAATCGGAGATCACAATGCAATGCTTCGACTGACTGTGGCTCTCCCGACCCAAGTGTGACAGCTGCATTGAAATACACGAAGCTGTCagtctcgggtcaggagagccgccggccagtccgggcAGTGTTCCAGTCTCCATCCGACTGTAAAATAACAGTAAAAATTTGTATACATTAATGCATTAACTCTTTCTATAaatcctaaaaataaaaaagaccTCCCATAATAAATGTCAATGGAGACTAATTAATGTgatattctttcataacaatttgcttttatttatttttttacgcatactggatttggggattttttttgtatttatacaTTTTAATATTTTGCTTTTAAGCATTACCATTCTATAAAAGGCCCAGATGTAATTGATGAAACACTGAGTAATTATTTTTAATGAGCTAAATTATCAACAAGCTTAGAGGTTTGTATTTTGCTCAAAATTGCATAAAACAACAATCACGACATTATCCAGAGAGAATATAGAAAATAGCTCAGTATAAGAGGAGAGCAGTCAGGATAAGGAACAGGGGACCCTACATAATGTAGATATTGtgtgattaaaaaatatatatatattgcaaacaATTATGTACGCGGTCTCGGTGGCTagacttgcagcgctggggtcctgggttcaaatcccaccaaagacaacatctataaggagtttgtatgttctccccgtgtttgcgtgggtttcctctgggttctccagtttcctcccacactccaaagacatactgattggaaaTTTAGATTATGGGGCCCAAGTAATGATGATGATGTCTATAAATCGATGTGGAAATTATTGAAGCCGTATAAGTGAAtgaagacagtgatgataatgtctctaaagcgctgtggaatatgatggcgctatatgaaTAATAAACAAAATTCACTAATGACATCTAATCATTAGACGTCTTAAACTTATTTTCAGCTGTCAAAAGATGTGCCTAATTTATCAAAAGCACTCTGTGAAATTCTAAAATTTGATGGCGGAGGCCAATagttattttgcataaattaaatatCAGTTACATGCACCCATAAGTCTGAACATGGCTCACGGGGTCATTCTTCTTTTCTAGCAAGTGTTTAATAATTCCGTCTAAAGGGCTTGGCACTAGAATTTCTGACAAATAGCTGGAGCGACCACCTTAGTAAatgatgactatatatatatatatatatatatatatatatatatatatatatatacacacacacagtatgtgtatatatatatatatgtatatatatatatatatatatatacacactcacaaATCTACAAGAAATTGGCAGATTTGGTGAGTCTATGCTAGACACAAAACCAATACACTAAGACATAATAGTaatgataaaatatatatttttttccctttttgataTATATAACAGAAATAAGCAGCTATTCAATACAACAAGGTTAGATATAAAATGGATTTTTATTGGCGAATAATGGTGACATTTCGGTCCCCATGAGGACCTTTTTGAAGCATTGGCACCCATTAATCTTTGCTGGTGctgcacacatacatatatatatatatatatttatatactgtatatatacatatacatatatatgtatatactgtattctCAAAAATGTATAGCCATCGGCCACCGACATTTATAACAACACCATCCACCTTCTATCCAGATAATTATTATTACATTGAACTCACCATTACTGGGGTTACTTTGCGGCACTCCACTCCGCCTCATCCATTCGTAAGGATTGCGCCTCTGTGTATTAGGTGACAAAGGAGGCGCAGTGCTGTTCATAGATGGTGGCAAAAGTCCAGAGCCTGGTGGTTGAACAGGGTTAAATTcaggtgggctgaatccaatctgtCCTGGGTTGGCAGAAGATGCTGGTGGTCCTGGTCCGTAAGAATGCCAGTCATCTCTGCTGGGGGCATAGGGCGAACTCCAAGTGCCACCTGGTTGCCCATGATGTGGATCGCTGTTAATCCCAGGGACATGATGATAGCTGGCAAAATCAGAATACTGAGGAGGAGCAGGAACATAATTTTGGGGGTTGAGATTCAGACCAGGATGCCTAACAGGGTTGGGGTACATATTGCTGTCCTTATCCAAAAGATAACCGACGTACATTTTCCAAGATTAGTCCAGTGCACATAATGTGCCTTCCAGCTGTATCATGAGAGTTTTCTTCTCAACTCTGCTCTACTTCTTCCTGGTTGACTGTTGTTCCCTTCACCTTCTTTGGCAGCTCACTAGTAATCACTTTGATAGGCACCTCCCTGTCTAAACCCTTTTATTGGGCCAGTAGGCCTACTATTTGCATTGAAAGACAGCTTTGCATTTCAAAGGGACTCAAGTGCAAGAATCAAAGTGGAAGCCACTAGGTGAATTCAAATAGTACAAATTGCTTCACAGATAGTCACGatgtgtgtcagtgtgtgtgtctccagaaaaaaaaaaaatcatcccaaGGACAATACTCCAAGCTCAATTAACAAACCAAAGCACTCGAAATCCAAGTCAAACACTAAAAAGTTTTTACTATGTTAAACTTACAAATCTTCCAGAGTTCACCGGGACTAGATAAGTCGTATACAGAAGTACAGGTGAATGCTGCCCTTGAAATACCAGCTCCGATGTCAAAAGGAAGTTGTAAATTGTACATGGCGACTTCTGAAAAGTCACGCGGAACATATTGCGGGATCACTTTGTGGCTTCTTAAACCTTCGAGTTTCGTTggtcacaattttatttttttttaatcttatctGGCTCATGTCAGATCAGCTTTGTACATTCAGTCTTAGAATTGTATGTGGATGGGGTGAGTTCCAGTACATCCATGGCAGATTAGTGTTGTTTATGTAATGGGTCTTGCACTGAAGCGGCCAAAGGTTATAGTACGTAGAGGATTATAAGTATAATCCGCCAAACATTTGTCACTCTCTTGTCATGGTATTCAAACTCAGACCCATCTACTTTCATATggataagctgcaataccagacatggcCTGTGGACAAGAATGGCGCTGTTTCTGGTCTTTCATTTTGAAGACTTTTTGGGCCAGAAGGACCTGTAATTTGATAGGAATTGTCCAAAACCCGACCTATAGATGGATATTGGTTTAGGAATGACAGCAGATTAATGTGATGAACCTTCATCAACTATAATGACTATATACAATCTAGTGGTGTAATCCAATCCATGTATCTGTCATTCAATCTGGTCCACAAACCCATAGTCCAGTCCATTTACTTGTTATTTGCTTCAGTCCATGTATCTTTACTAGTCAGTGCCATGTTGATATCCAGTCCATATGCTTTGTAGCCCAAGTACCTCACTCTATTCCACACACCTAGGGTTTAATCCACTCCATGTATATGTAGCTCAGGCCGCCCATGACCGTATTGTTCTCTTCAGTCCATACAACTGTAATTCAGCCAAGTCCATATAGCTGTGGCTCATTCTAGTCTATGCACGCACCTGGGGTTCAACGTTTCCATGCACCTATGGTTCAGTCCAGTCAAAATATGAATAGTTCAGTTCAGTCCATACACCTGTTGCCCTGTCCAGTTTATGTTCCCACGGTTTAGTGCAATCCAGGCCATTTACCTCTGGTTCACTCCACTTCATGCACCTGTAGTTCAGTCCAGTCCATATACCTGTTGCCCTGTCCAGTCCATGTGCCGATGGTTCACTCCACTTCATCCATCTGTAATTCAGTCCAGTTTGTCTCTCTATTGTTCAGTCCATTCACCTGT contains:
- the CDX1 gene encoding homeobox protein CDX-1 isoform X1; protein product: MYVGYLLDKDSNMYPNPVRHPGLNLNPQNYVPAPPQYSDFASYHHVPGINSDPHHGQPGGTWSSPYAPSRDDWHSYGPGPPASSANPGQIGFSPPEFNPVQPPGSGLLPPSMNSTAPPLSPNTQRRNPYEWMRRSGVPQSNPSNDSPLHLLAANMVWPAETKNLVLIPGKGEEHGQGKTRTKDKYRVVYTDHQRLELEKEFHYSRYITIRRKAELAATLSLTERQVKIWFQNRRAKERKVTKKKMQQQTQQATTTTPTPPTVGTTAGMGGICSSSSSNSNMVSPTGLTIKEEFLS
- the CDX1 gene encoding homeobox protein CDX-1 isoform X2, producing MYVGYLLDKDSNMYPNPVRHPGLNLNPQNYVPAPPQYSDFASYHHVPGINSDPHHGQPGGTWSSPYAPSRDDWHSYGPGPPASSANPGQIGFSPPEFNPVQPPGSGLLPPSMNSTAPPLSPNTQRRNPYEWMRRSGVPQSNPSNDSPLHLLAANMVWPAETKNLVLIPGKGKTRTKDKYRVVYTDHQRLELEKEFHYSRYITIRRKAELAATLSLTERQVKIWFQNRRAKERKVTKKKMQQQTQQATTTTPTPPTVGTTAGMGGICSSSSSNSNMVSPTGLTIKEEFLS
- the CDX1 gene encoding homeobox protein CDX-1 isoform X3; amino-acid sequence: MYVGYLLDKDSNMYPNPVRHPGLNLNPQNYVPAPPQYSDFASYHHVPGINSDPHHGQPGGTWSSPYAPSRDDWHSYGPGPPASSANPGQIGFSPPEFNPVQPPGSGLLPPSMNSTAPPLSPNTQRRNPYEWMRRSGVPQSNPSNDSPLHLLAANMVWPAETSKTRTKDKYRVVYTDHQRLELEKEFHYSRYITIRRKAELAATLSLTERQVKIWFQNRRAKERKVTKKKMQQQTQQATTTTPTPPTVGTTAGMGGICSSSSSNSNMVSPTGLTIKEEFLS
- the CDX1 gene encoding homeobox protein CDX-1 isoform X4, with amino-acid sequence MYVGYLLDKDSNMYPNPVRHPGLNLNPQNYVPAPPQYSDFASYHHVPGINSDPHHGQPGGTWSSPYAPSRDDWHSYGPGPPASSANPGQIGFSPPEFNPVQPPGSGLLPPSMNSTAPPLSPNTQRRNPYEWMRRSGVPQSNPSNENLVLIPGKGEEHGQGKTRTKDKYRVVYTDHQRLELEKEFHYSRYITIRRKAELAATLSLTERQVKIWFQNRRAKERKVTKKKMQQQTQQATTTTPTPPTVGTTAGMGGICSSSSSNSNMVSPTGLTIKEEFLS
- the CDX1 gene encoding homeobox protein CDX-1 isoform X6, translated to MYVGYLLDKDSNMYPNPVRHPGLNLNPQNYVPAPPQYSDFASYHHVPGINSDPHHGQPGGTWSSPYAPSRDDWHSYGPGPPASSANPGQIGFSPPEFNPVQPPGSGLLPPSMNSTAPPLSPNTQRRNPYEWMRRSGVPQSNPSNGKTRTKDKYRVVYTDHQRLELEKEFHYSRYITIRRKAELAATLSLTERQVKIWFQNRRAKERKVTKKKMQQQTQQATTTTPTPPTVGTTAGMGGICSSSSSNSNMVSPTGLTIKEEFLS
- the CDX1 gene encoding homeobox protein CDX-1 isoform X5, which gives rise to MYVGYLLDKDSNMYPNPVRHPGLNLNPQNYVPAPPQYSDFASYHHVPGINSDPHHGQPGGTWSSPYAPSRDDWHSYGPGPPASSANPGQIGFSPPEFNPVQPPGSGLLPPSMNSTAPPLSPNTQRRNPYEWMRRSGVPQSNPSNENLVLIPGKGKTRTKDKYRVVYTDHQRLELEKEFHYSRYITIRRKAELAATLSLTERQVKIWFQNRRAKERKVTKKKMQQQTQQATTTTPTPPTVGTTAGMGGICSSSSSNSNMVSPTGLTIKEEFLS